From the genome of Leptospira langatensis:
TTTTTCTGGAGAAAGAAGAAGAAAACAGTTCCGGAAGGCGAGAAGGAAATCGTCCGTGATACAAGAGGCTATACCTGGGAATTAAAGGATCTCCGAGAAAAAGCGGACCGATTCTTTGTGACCCGAAAGAAACCTTCCGGCACGATCTTCGAGAATACCGCTTTAAAACTTACCAAGAATAACCGACATCTTTTCCGCTTAGAAGGAAAGGAAAAGTCGGGAAGGGAATATTCTCTAGTCATCGCCACAGGGAATTATCTCACCGAACAGAACGGAAAAGTGAGCGGCGTAGTCTTTTTAGGAGAAGCGGACCTAAACCGTCTTCTCAGTGGAGATCATAAAAGTCTGAAGAGTATTCTTTCCGGATTGAACACTCCTGATTGGGATGAGGAATCCTGGTCCGTTTTGCAAGAAGAGCCGGACCTAAAGCGGTCTGCCGATTCTTGGAAAGAGATCCTAACTTGGGAGGCGATCTGGAAGCAACAGATACTCATTCGTCTTCGTCCGAGCACTATTGCCATCCTTCTCATTTTTCTCGGAAAAGAATTCGAGGATCTGTTCCAGGCAAATTCATCCGAAAGGACGAGGCAGATCGTTTCCAAGGAATTGTATTTTCTGAATGTAAGCGGGAACCGGAATTCCCCTCATTCAGAAAATCTAACACTCTACGAATTTGATTCCGCCAAGAAAGAATTCGAGCTTGTGCTCTCTAAGATCCGGTCTAAAAAGGAAAAGTGAATATGGACTTACAAGAAATCGCTTCCAAGCAAATCCTAGATTCCATCCAGACAAAGAAAGATGTTCTGGATACTCTTCTTCCTCAGATCGTACAAGCCGGCCAGATCGCGTCCGAAGTATTAGAAAAAGGAAATATGATCCTATTCTGCGGAAATGGAGGATCTTCTTGCGATGCTTCTCATATTGCAGCCGAATTGGTTGTCCGCTATAAATCCGGAAATGAGAGAAGGGCGCTTCCCGCGATTTCCTTGTCTTCCGACTCTGCGGTCCTTACTGCCTGTTCCAACGACTACGGATATGAGGATGTATTCGCCAGACAGGTGCAAGCATTCGGGAAACCGGGTGATCTTCTTGTAGGACTTTCTACGAGCGGGAATTCAAAGAATGTGATCTCTGCCACTGAGGCCGCAAAGAAACTAGGAATGAAAACGATCTCTTTTCTAGGCGGGGACGGCGGAAAGTTGAAAGGAATGGCGGATCTGGACATTATCATTCCTAGAAAGGAAACTGCAAGGATCCAAGAATCGCATATCCTGATCGGTCATATCATCTGTTCTATCATCGAACAGCAACTCTTCCAATTGAGCTAAACTTGCAAGCTTCTCCTTCGGATGAGATCCTAAGTTGCCAATGTCTTTCCGTAAGCTCGGGCTCTTCTTCTATTTTACAAGATCTTGATTTTCTGATCCGGAAAGGAGAAGTCCATGCATTGGTGGGAGAGTCTGGAAGTGGCAAGTCCACCTTTGCCAATACTGTTTTAGGTCTTCTTCCGGAACCTTTGCGAGCGAGTTGGGATCGGTTTCGGATCTTCGGTGAAGAAATTCGCTCCGGCGATTTTCGTGCCTGGAAGAATTGGAGGGGAAGAAGGATCAGTCTCATTCCCCAAAGTGCCGCGATCGGGCTACATCCGTTCTTGAGCATAGGCTCCCAAATGCAGGAATATTTTTCTCTCATCCAGCCTTCTCTGGCGAGTAAGCGCGAAGGACTTAGATTATTAAAAGAATTCGGGCTGATCGATCCGGAAGCCGCCTGGGAATCCCGTCCTCACCAATTGTCTGGAGGAGAGAGGCAAAGAGTTTTGGTACTACTTTCGGTGTATTCCGGCGCGGAACTGATCTTGGCAGACGAGCCAAGTTCCGCTTTGGACCCGGAGACAGGAAAGGCCATCCTGGAACTTTTGCAGAGTCGTATTCGAGAATCCAAGGCGGGCCTTCTATTTATCAGCCACGATCTTAGTTCAGCCAGAGAACTCGCCGATACTATTACTGTGCTTCAGTCCGGCAAAAGAGTGGAAACCCTAAATAAAACGAATAACGGTTGGGAACCCGGATCCGAGTATGCTAGAAAACTGTTTGCCTTGGATGAAAATCTTGCTTAAATTGCGTACCATAATGAGGCTCCCGGTCTTTTTTCGACTCCTTCTTCTTGTAAGCTTCGTACTACCTATGTTTGTCGGAGCAGAGAGCCTTATTTTAGAAGACTATGATATTTCCGATTACCCCCAGGTGGAACTCAAACTAAGAGCGAGCAAGGGACTCTCTTTGGATAAGGAGATCCTTGCCTTGTCGGAGCATAAGGAAAATCGGTCTAGAAGAGTTGGCCCAAGCAAGGTCGAAAGACCGGAGGGAACTCGTCCTGTACATTTTTATCTAGTCACTCAGATGACGGACTCCTTCGATCACAATATGCAGGCTACGGAGATCATCAAGACCATAGTGGAGCGTGCGGAAACCGAGGATAGATTCAGCTTCGTGTTCTTTACGGACGATGTATTCCTTTCCAAAGAGGATCTGGGAAAATCGGAGGCTCTGAAAGAAGCAAAGGTTCCCGGAGGAAAATCCAATCGGAACACTGCCTCCAATCTGGACTATGTATTCCAGAAGATCTCTCCTCGTTTACAGGAGAACGATTATATCCTGGTTCTATTTTATGATCGGGATCTCATTCCTTCTTCGGAGGCGCAAAACGGGGAGTATACTAGGAACGTTCCCATTCACATTCTTTCTTTTCCTTCCAACGGAGCGAAGTATTTGTCCAAGAGATATGGAGGAGAATTCTATTCTCTGACCAGTCCCGATTTCAGAAGCCAACTTCTTTCCGACCAGAATTATTTTAGGAAGAAGCCTTGGTCCTTGATCTATGATTCTCCTTTTCAAGACGAATGGCAGTTTCAAGGGGAGGGAGCGGTCCAGGTAGAGCTGGAAACGAAAAGCTCTAGAAGACTGACCTTTTCATATGAGATCCCATTTGGGACTAGGGTCCGGACCTTTTTATTGCATCCTTCTATATTTTTGCCGAGTCTTGGCTTTTTAGTATTTCTCACCTTG
Proteins encoded in this window:
- a CDS encoding D-sedoheptulose 7-phosphate isomerase, coding for MDLQEIASKQILDSIQTKKDVLDTLLPQIVQAGQIASEVLEKGNMILFCGNGGSSCDASHIAAELVVRYKSGNERRALPAISLSSDSAVLTACSNDYGYEDVFARQVQAFGKPGDLLVGLSTSGNSKNVISATEAAKKLGMKTISFLGGDGGKLKGMADLDIIIPRKETARIQESHILIGHIICSIIEQQLFQLS
- a CDS encoding ATP-binding cassette domain-containing protein, which codes for MQASPSDEILSCQCLSVSSGSSSILQDLDFLIRKGEVHALVGESGSGKSTFANTVLGLLPEPLRASWDRFRIFGEEIRSGDFRAWKNWRGRRISLIPQSAAIGLHPFLSIGSQMQEYFSLIQPSLASKREGLRLLKEFGLIDPEAAWESRPHQLSGGERQRVLVLLSVYSGAELILADEPSSALDPETGKAILELLQSRIRESKAGLLFISHDLSSARELADTITVLQSGKRVETLNKTNNGWEPGSEYARKLFALDENLA
- a CDS encoding FHA domain-containing protein — its product is MKILLKLRTIMRLPVFFRLLLLVSFVLPMFVGAESLILEDYDISDYPQVELKLRASKGLSLDKEILALSEHKENRSRRVGPSKVERPEGTRPVHFYLVTQMTDSFDHNMQATEIIKTIVERAETEDRFSFVFFTDDVFLSKEDLGKSEALKEAKVPGGKSNRNTASNLDYVFQKISPRLQENDYILVLFYDRDLIPSSEAQNGEYTRNVPIHILSFPSNGAKYLSKRYGGEFYSLTSPDFRSQLLSDQNYFRKKPWSLIYDSPFQDEWQFQGEGAVQVELETKSSRRLTFSYEIPFGTRVRTFLLHPSIFLPSLGFLVFLTLVALLLVWKKGRRLPEGSLSPEERLHTIEDEQDAYRKMYGNQYQLVYSEEERIETERSHPIALKEFEEGEAYE
- a CDS encoding LBBP_01157 family protein, whose amino-acid sequence is MASKKKQSGFWSKIFFWRKKKKTVPEGEKEIVRDTRGYTWELKDLREKADRFFVTRKKPSGTIFENTALKLTKNNRHLFRLEGKEKSGREYSLVIATGNYLTEQNGKVSGVVFLGEADLNRLLSGDHKSLKSILSGLNTPDWDEESWSVLQEEPDLKRSADSWKEILTWEAIWKQQILIRLRPSTIAILLIFLGKEFEDLFQANSSERTRQIVSKELYFLNVSGNRNSPHSENLTLYEFDSAKKEFELVLSKIRSKKEK